A part of Vallitalea pronyensis genomic DNA contains:
- a CDS encoding S-layer homology domain-containing protein, which translates to MKKGILTLLLVVTLVANSIMIKAEDNLFNDLQNNHWAIPNIQKLVDMGVINGFPDGSFKPNFSVNVDAFIKMTVTAMGYTSIQNGSPYWAQPFIDKAMELGIIQENQFASYTQAITREEMSSIIAKAIKDEDKADTRNLVENYVNDFSSISYTYVEDVKDAYAFGIITGMPDNTFRPQDESTRAQASTIIHRMIDEKERKPFEPTESPTDDNGQGGNDSGDGGNDGSGSGEEPTPIEHIHKIENGKVVYSTEKIMEILKGYPIIENMYYDTFEENNMKFTDQESERQKYSTLAIETKEFVETLFSRNYKTLDKEKELETLLWWFQGWWGYKNERHAPKDFVNLWLDETEKWKIQQEMILVTDSYRMVYGTDNGKAVRSRIYFKYDNHENHENIKYEFELLEKMYSQVENLQMGKWYYVDVDVEMCNPVSNAPVNWSTYTYTLYTYTYLSDFKLVEGQ; encoded by the coding sequence ATGAAAAAAGGAATCTTAACTTTACTATTAGTCGTAACACTAGTAGCAAATTCGATAATGATAAAAGCTGAAGATAATTTGTTTAACGACTTGCAAAACAATCATTGGGCTATCCCCAACATTCAAAAACTTGTAGACATGGGTGTTATCAATGGATTTCCAGATGGGTCCTTTAAACCTAATTTTAGCGTTAATGTGGACGCATTTATCAAGATGACTGTGACAGCCATGGGCTACACAAGTATACAAAATGGATCGCCATATTGGGCGCAGCCATTTATTGATAAAGCAATGGAACTTGGTATTATTCAAGAAAACCAATTTGCTTCTTATACTCAAGCTATTACAAGAGAAGAAATGTCCAGTATTATCGCTAAGGCTATTAAGGATGAAGACAAGGCAGATACCAGAAATCTTGTGGAAAACTATGTGAATGATTTTTCGTCTATTTCCTATACGTATGTGGAAGATGTAAAGGATGCATATGCTTTTGGAATTATTACAGGTATGCCAGACAATACGTTTAGACCACAGGATGAATCTACTAGAGCACAGGCAAGTACCATTATACATCGTATGATCGATGAGAAGGAGAGGAAGCCTTTTGAGCCTACAGAATCACCTACAGATGATAATGGTCAAGGTGGTAATGATTCAGGGGATGGTGGTAATGATGGTAGTGGTTCGGGAGAAGAACCTACCCCTATAGAGCATATTCATAAGATTGAGAACGGGAAGGTTGTTTATAGTACGGAGAAGATTATGGAGATATTAAAGGGGTATCCTATTATAGAAAATATGTATTACGACACCTTTGAAGAAAATAATATGAAGTTTACAGACCAAGAATCAGAGAGACAAAAATATAGCACATTGGCAATTGAGACAAAGGAATTTGTTGAGACATTGTTTAGTAGAAACTATAAAACATTAGATAAAGAAAAAGAGTTAGAAACATTACTTTGGTGGTTTCAAGGATGGTGGGGTTATAAGAACGAAAGACATGCCCCAAAAGATTTTGTTAATTTGTGGTTAGATGAAACGGAAAAATGGAAAATACAACAGGAAATGATACTTGTAACAGATAGCTATAGAATGGTCTATGGAACAGATAACGGTAAAGCTGTTAGAAGTAGAATTTATTTTAAATATGATAACCATGAAAATCATGAAAACATAAAATATGAATTTGAATTACTAGAAAAAATGTATTCACAGGTTGAAAATCTGCAAATGGGTAAGTGGTACTATGTAGATGTAGATGTAGAAATGTGTAATCCTGTTTCAAATGCTCCAGTAAATTGGAGTACTTATACCTACACACTATATACTTACACTTATTTAAGTGATTTTAAACTAGTTGAAGGACAGTAG
- a CDS encoding Ig-like domain-containing protein, with translation MDKINRLVYGILLLLALYSSTTYAALESREPFGATQYTLEFSKWNETKNYSGGRDNMSSSTYSSGVTVEILNIVTDSNDSSRWLITYKASGYISAYCRSVDSSYGASARTSINGSTIQGNVSTSSGSDSYRESVSYDGSATTISVSKGENPMRIYVKVRTYSRTYLISTTREQTKIINMNNSPHLSAQIDRNYMNGKDSQSITVSGQGWDIEQDSIVITAELDGITRTKIIDNPKATMGQENDYTFTFLLSEYPNDIIKTLKVTVRDYYEDTSYTSFTIYIDRIDPQVTTQNDVKIKGGEYVSVTPTEQSDIYLLRNDRPYLLYSDVLSAVNEDKGIAIGNCSTKTNLSVPTTLLEGSYRLFSVDNGKNVSQPSENIVMVDNSVPEKVNIFIEGNTIRLVYDEVLKPSIPSKDDFILPRENIISSSVCILADEDNVDYEFIFDDYEGDEKYAERFVFSAFDNSMFTNTNGIPDIIGKTASTKSSFHEVGRYTLEYQAQDTPVPGNENRFNNYRKWGNKNLIQLLVHRRPLANLTINASLSNDKWIINGVNGTGYDLDHMDMANKGIQDDMYEWKKMNDSQYTPGIIPNTVAAVEGGKDVEYVVKYKVQDIEGVWSEPVIFIISADPPIEIEASLKSEDSKFSISSIPASENLVAYDVKTIFNKLHYLDMALYNSSNSIVIDLTRRQSSNTSYVSQNGNKFYWVDKVINIPATLADGTYKFIVKATDASNSLKTKEKEFSVTVDTPINLQSSMTDLDGGSEAIIPATTSIYANEVNVILFYGTPYATSLDMSIASNNGTTKYWTAKKGIAETIPEGYYKARFTARTPNGNVEYLTKDFYLNQLKIVDMTLWGEWNYWRGQVNLFGKQLVNMPHRFLSYEKVHIETEIKGNPDQVYVRFSPELEAMIFTNQYGHTYHYSDHIGYTVNFPLTMTSSDGENYKAEYILPLAKSTMNDEDTRLGGQYWVEVTATKGSTTKTMRIDDIDITGNTLDKIYIQPE, from the coding sequence GTGGATAAAATCAATCGACTTGTATATGGGATCTTACTCTTATTAGCATTATACTCATCTACAACATATGCTGCACTAGAAAGTAGGGAACCCTTTGGTGCAACACAATACACACTAGAGTTTAGTAAATGGAATGAAACCAAGAATTATAGTGGTGGGCGTGACAATATGTCATCCAGTACATACTCATCAGGTGTGACAGTAGAAATACTTAATATCGTAACAGATAGTAACGATTCTAGTAGATGGTTAATTACCTATAAAGCAAGTGGATATATATCAGCTTATTGTCGGTCAGTAGATTCTAGTTATGGTGCAAGCGCAAGAACGAGTATAAATGGCTCTACTATACAAGGAAATGTAAGTACATCAAGTGGAAGTGACTCTTATAGAGAGAGTGTATCTTATGATGGAAGTGCCACAACTATAAGCGTATCCAAAGGTGAGAACCCAATGAGAATATATGTAAAAGTTCGTACTTATTCAAGAACGTACCTTATATCAACGACTCGTGAACAAACCAAAATCATTAATATGAACAATAGTCCTCATCTATCAGCACAGATTGATCGTAATTATATGAATGGCAAGGATAGTCAATCCATCACCGTTTCAGGGCAAGGATGGGATATTGAACAAGATTCTATAGTAATTACAGCTGAACTTGATGGCATTACCAGGACAAAAATTATTGATAATCCTAAAGCAACAATGGGACAAGAAAACGATTATACGTTTACATTTTTATTATCAGAATACCCTAATGATATCATTAAAACGCTCAAAGTAACCGTTAGAGATTATTATGAAGATACTTCCTATACTAGTTTTACAATATACATTGACAGGATTGACCCACAGGTAACCACGCAAAATGATGTAAAGATTAAAGGCGGTGAATATGTTTCTGTAACACCTACAGAGCAGAGCGATATTTACTTGTTAAGAAATGATAGGCCCTATCTTTTATACTCGGATGTGCTAAGTGCGGTTAATGAAGATAAGGGTATAGCGATAGGAAACTGTTCGACAAAAACAAACTTAAGCGTACCAACCACATTATTAGAGGGATCTTACCGATTATTTTCTGTGGACAATGGAAAAAACGTATCACAACCTTCTGAAAATATTGTAATGGTGGATAATAGCGTACCTGAAAAAGTAAACATATTCATAGAAGGAAATACCATTAGACTGGTTTATGATGAGGTATTAAAGCCTAGCATACCGTCAAAGGACGATTTTATTTTACCAAGAGAAAATATCATATCATCATCTGTCTGTATCCTAGCAGACGAAGATAATGTTGACTATGAATTTATCTTTGATGATTATGAAGGTGACGAGAAATATGCAGAGAGGTTTGTTTTTAGTGCATTTGATAACAGCATGTTTACCAATACAAATGGTATTCCTGATATCATTGGTAAAACAGCGAGTACTAAAAGCAGCTTCCATGAAGTCGGCAGGTACACCCTAGAATATCAAGCACAGGACACCCCTGTTCCTGGAAATGAAAACAGGTTTAATAATTATCGGAAATGGGGAAACAAGAACCTTATACAGCTCCTTGTTCACCGTAGACCATTGGCTAACTTAACCATTAATGCCAGTCTTAGCAACGACAAATGGATCATCAATGGTGTAAATGGTACAGGTTACGACTTAGACCACATGGACATGGCAAACAAAGGTATTCAAGATGATATGTATGAGTGGAAAAAAATGAACGATAGCCAATACACACCTGGTATCATACCAAATACCGTGGCAGCTGTCGAAGGTGGAAAAGACGTGGAATATGTTGTTAAATACAAAGTACAAGATATTGAAGGGGTATGGAGTGAACCCGTAATCTTTATCATATCCGCAGATCCACCCATAGAGATTGAAGCTTCTTTAAAGAGTGAAGACAGTAAGTTCTCAATTTCTAGTATTCCTGCATCAGAGAATCTAGTAGCGTATGATGTTAAAACCATATTTAATAAGCTTCATTATTTAGATATGGCACTATATAATAGTTCAAACAGTATTGTCATTGATTTAACACGTAGACAATCCAGTAATACTAGCTATGTATCTCAAAACGGCAATAAGTTTTATTGGGTAGATAAGGTGATTAACATCCCTGCAACATTGGCTGATGGGACGTATAAATTCATTGTAAAAGCTACAGATGCTAGTAACTCACTTAAAACAAAAGAAAAAGAGTTTTCGGTAACAGTAGATACTCCAATAAATTTACAATCGTCTATGACAGACCTAGACGGTGGATCAGAAGCTATTATCCCTGCCACCACAAGCATATATGCGAACGAAGTCAATGTCATCCTATTTTATGGTACACCGTATGCTACATCACTAGATATGTCGATTGCTAGTAACAATGGGACCACAAAATATTGGACAGCAAAAAAAGGTATAGCAGAAACGATTCCAGAGGGCTATTATAAGGCTAGATTTACAGCCAGGACACCTAATGGAAACGTAGAATACTTAACAAAGGATTTCTATTTAAATCAACTTAAAATCGTGGATATGACTCTATGGGGAGAGTGGAATTACTGGCGAGGACAAGTCAACCTATTTGGAAAACAGCTTGTCAATATGCCGCATAGATTCTTGTCCTATGAGAAAGTACATATTGAAACTGAAATAAAAGGCAATCCCGACCAGGTATATGTGCGATTTAGTCCAGAACTAGAAGCTATGATTTTTACAAATCAATATGGCCATACATATCATTATAGCGATCACATAGGTTATACGGTCAATTTTCCGCTTACTATGACCAGTTCAGACGGTGAGAACTATAAGGCAGAGTATATACTACCTCTTGCTAAATCCACCATGAATGATGAAGATACACGGTTAGGTGGACAATATTGGGTAGAGGTCACAGCCACAAAAGGCAGCACAACAAAAACAATGAGAATAGATGACATAGACATCACTGGAAATACGCTCGACAAAATATATATACAGCCCGAATAA